AGGGAATGGACACCACAACAACATGAATCaaggacgtggacgtggacgtggccGCGGCCGTGGGCGTCGCGGTGGCCGTGATGGTGACCACTCGGACTCGTTTTCCAAATTCCGAGACCCTCATCAGCAGCCAGACCAAAGCAATGGATTCCAAAGAGCAAacaatggaggaggaggcagtgtCGACCATCGTAGGAATCGCAGATCTCGTGATTCGAGAGGTGAAAATCGCAGAGGCGGTCGTAACGGTAGCTGGGGTGCCGCCCCACAGGAGCCCATACCTAATGCTGTCTTCTACTACGATCCTAGCGTACCACAACCACCAGTGTTGGGCGCTGGCTTGgaggtgccgctgctgcctgagGCTACCATGAACTATATTCCGatagcagcagaagcacctGCAGAGCCGCCTGTCATCGAACCGAAACCGACAGTGCCACCTGTTGGCGTTAACatcaagaaggagaagaaagaaTCGCCAGCTGTGAAGCCTGCACCGAAGCCTGTCGAAAagccagcagagagcagcgagGAGAGCTCTTCCAGCAGCTCTGACGAAAGCGTAGAGCCTGGTGAAGTGGTCAAAGCGCAAGCTGTAAAATCGAAGGTGGAGGCACCATCGGCCAAGGCACAATCTTCCTCTTCGTCTTCCTCATCTTCCGAGAGTTCTGACACTGACAGTGATGATAGTCCGCCGCCAGCTAAAAGCAAAGCTGCATCAAAAGAGAAGGAAGCGAGTGGCAAGACATCtaagaaaatgaagaaaagcCTATCCCAGGAGGATGTCATTTGCCTGGGCACTCAGAAGCGACACTACACCATAACCGATGAGGAGAGCAGCGAGGAGGACGAAGCTGAGCAGCAGAAATCcagcaaaagtaaaagcaagcaaaaacccGACACTGGCTGTGCAATTTGTGACAAGAAGGTAagatcctcctcctgctttaGTTGTAGAAAAAttcttattttgtttgcattttgatttccCACAGGGCCACACATCCTTCGAGTGCCAGATGATCTGCAGGAACTGCTCGGCTCAGTATCATGGCCTGAAGGACTGTCCAAAACCACCGAACTTGAACATTGCTCTGCAGTCATATTTGGAGTACACCATGCAGCAGATGGCCGTGTTCAATGTGGAGCAGCAACGTTTTGCCGTGCCAGCACTGTCAACCGCCCCGCTATCGTCCACGCCTGTCAAGtcgaagaaggagaaggagaaggagaaaaagaCTCCCAAGAAGACCAAGAAAACGCCACAGAAGAAAATGAAGCTGGAGGCCgccgatgatgacgatgacgacgatgatgatgatgatgatgatgacgatgaagacgacgacgatgaggaggcaAGCGAGAGCGCAAGCGAAGATTCTGAACCATCCAGTGGTGAACCAGCACCCGTCTCTAAGCAAAAGCGGAAGCGGAATACAAAGCAGACAAATCCTCAAACTGCCACAACTTTACCACCACAAgcgtttccatttcccattatGGCTGCCGGCGCACCCTACAGCTCCATGATGTATCCATATGGGGCGCCCTTTAGCTTTCCTAAACAATAAGAACAGTTACAATAGTGGGAAGTAGTTTTTTAGTCTGTTCTATAAATGATTTTGGGGGATATTCCCGCCGCCGAGCTGtaaaaatcttcaaaaatacaaacaatgaTCCATTTATATATCTGAAAATCATCTAACTCTGTGCTAAATGCTCTCAAGAAATCTGTTGGAGTCAGTCTGTGTTAAAGTTCTTAATTTGGAAAATAGATACTGAGAATGTATTTAGATCAGCTTGgaaaacataa
The sequence above is a segment of the Drosophila subobscura isolate 14011-0131.10 chromosome U, UCBerk_Dsub_1.0, whole genome shotgun sequence genome. Coding sequences within it:
- the LOC117902562 gene encoding protein mushroom body miniature, which encodes MQNGQGHPSSNHPVQDKYNFFSGAPQNTDMHRKNGGNADRQGNGHHNNMNQGRGRGRGRGRGRRGGRDGDHSDSFSKFRDPHQQPDQSNGFQRANNGGGGSVDHRRNRRSRDSRGENRRGGRNGSWGAAPQEPIPNAVFYYDPSVPQPPVLGAGLEVPLLPEATMNYIPIAAEAPAEPPVIEPKPTVPPVGVNIKKEKKESPAVKPAPKPVEKPAESSEESSSSSSDESVEPGEVVKAQAVKSKVEAPSAKAQSSSSSSSSSESSDTDSDDSPPPAKSKAASKEKEASGKTSKKMKKSLSQEDVICLGTQKRHYTITDEESSEEDEAEQQKSSKSKSKQKPDTGCAICDKKGHTSFECQMICRNCSAQYHGLKDCPKPPNLNIALQSYLEYTMQQMAVFNVEQQRFAVPALSTAPLSSTPVKSKKEKEKEKKTPKKTKKTPQKKMKLEAADDDDDDDDDDDDDDDEDDDDEEASESASEDSEPSSGEPAPVSKQKRKRNTKQTNPQTATTLPPQAFPFPIMAAGAPYSSMMYPYGAPFSFPKQ